One Gemmatimonadaceae bacterium DNA segment encodes these proteins:
- a CDS encoding VWA domain-containing protein, which translates to MLEQIPFGTNDFAENPEPRCPVVLLLDTSGSMSGRPMAALNAGLQTFKDELVADSLAAKRVEVATISFGPVQVQHDFVGAATYQPPTLAASGTTPMGEAIVLGLDLIRRRKEEYRANGIAFYRPWVFLITDGAPTDSVHQAIAAIQEGSASKAFSFFAVGTPEANMEVLAQLSPDRPPLVLDNLRFRDLFVWLSNSMRSISRSTPSTEVPLVNPAAPGGWASVSV; encoded by the coding sequence ATGCTCGAACAGATTCCATTCGGCACGAACGACTTCGCTGAGAACCCAGAGCCGCGGTGTCCAGTCGTGCTGCTTCTTGACACGTCGGGGTCGATGAGCGGGCGACCGATGGCGGCTCTCAACGCCGGTCTCCAGACATTCAAGGACGAGCTGGTCGCGGATTCGCTTGCGGCGAAACGAGTCGAGGTTGCAACCATCTCGTTCGGCCCAGTGCAGGTCCAGCACGACTTCGTTGGCGCGGCTACCTACCAACCGCCGACATTGGCCGCGTCCGGAACGACTCCGATGGGCGAAGCGATTGTGCTTGGGTTGGACCTCATCCGTCGTCGAAAGGAGGAGTATCGCGCCAACGGTATCGCGTTCTATCGCCCGTGGGTCTTTCTGATCACGGATGGCGCCCCGACGGATAGCGTGCATCAGGCCATCGCGGCCATTCAAGAGGGCTCGGCGAGCAAGGCGTTCTCATTCTTCGCCGTCGGAACCCCAGAAGCGAACATGGAGGTGCTGGCACAACTGTCGCCAGACCGCCCGCCCTTGGTTCTGGACAACCTGCGCTTCCGCGACTTGTTCGTGTGGCTCTCAAACTCGATGCGCTCGATCTCGCGCTCCACGCCGAGCACTGAGGTGCCTCTCGTCAACCCGGCGGCGCCGGGCGGATGGGCGTCAGTCTCTGTGTGA
- a CDS encoding TonB-dependent receptor, giving the protein MRKFFVASLLAVCMAAAASILPAQVTTGSLAGRVTAKQTGAPMAGVRVRALHLPSGTAYQAISRADGRYSIPGMRVGGPYTVTATTIGYAPVSQANVSIQLGVTADVAFQIVPAAVQLAAVSVTAQSGGVLTSSRTGAATTVSRDALEALPTVSRSINDFTRLTPQANGQSFGGQDSRLNNITVDGSYFNNSFGLGAGATPGGRTGVSPIPLDAVDQIQVNVAPFDVRQGNFVGAGVNAVTKSGTNEFSGSVYRISRNQDNVGKKAGSLAVNPGVFDFGQWGARLGGPIIKNKLFFFVNWEDDAQTQPGTTFTTRATSTTPIAGNTTRVLDSDITTLSTFLRNNFQYETGGVSGYDLQTPSRRIIGKLDFNANDNNKFSLRYIQLDSKTDVLMSNSNSLGTLGNRRTNANSISFENSNYAILENIKSVVGEWNSNLGANVSNNMILGYTTNDESREPKGAFFPLVDIMEGGLTYTSFGFEPFTPNNELRYNTFQFQNNLTVNTERHDITFGVTAQRYRSENVFFPGAQSVYVYSSLADFYSDANGYLANPNRTSSPVTLARFQVRYNNVPGQTKPVQPLDVFYAGAYVQDEYRVTPRFKLTLGLRADVPKFKNTALNNPAAALLTFRDEIGAPVQYRTDKFPDAKILWSPRFGFNWDATGDRTTQVRGGSGIFTGSPAYVWVSNQVGGNGILTGFEQVDNTTTRPFNPNPDTYKPTTVTGAPASTYELALTDPNYKFPQVWRSNLALDQKLPWGVIGTVEYLYNQDVNGAYYINANLSSPNARFVGADTRPRWVGSNRINANISNATVIKNQSVGSSYTIAASLEKAFDNGFFAKAAYSYGSSRNTVDPGSIAFGSWQSNQIANDPNNPGVGYSSGWAGHRAFAVFSYSKKYFGWGATGISVFSELRSLGNASYTVSGDLNGDGNAANDLIYIPKNINEMNFETYTASGRTFTAAEQVTAWQSYINQDPYLSKHRGEYAQRGAVFLPTVFRADVSLTQDLFSNLGGQRNKIQVRVDVLNAGNLINKNWGGAQRLVSNTPLVSRPTPTSGVPLYRLRNIGSSLMSQTYQRTSDLSDVWRLQLGLRYTFN; this is encoded by the coding sequence ATGAGGAAATTTTTCGTCGCGTCGCTGCTTGCGGTCTGCATGGCCGCCGCAGCGAGTATTCTGCCAGCACAGGTCACGACCGGCTCGCTCGCCGGCCGTGTGACCGCCAAGCAAACGGGCGCGCCGATGGCCGGCGTGCGTGTGCGCGCACTGCACCTGCCGTCCGGAACAGCCTATCAGGCCATCTCCCGTGCAGACGGCCGCTACTCCATACCCGGCATGCGTGTCGGTGGTCCGTACACCGTGACGGCCACCACGATCGGCTATGCTCCGGTCAGCCAGGCCAACGTCAGCATCCAGCTCGGCGTCACCGCCGACGTCGCATTCCAGATCGTGCCAGCCGCCGTCCAGCTCGCAGCCGTGTCCGTCACCGCGCAGAGCGGCGGCGTGCTCACGTCCTCACGTACCGGCGCCGCCACCACGGTCAGCCGTGACGCGCTCGAGGCGCTGCCGACCGTGTCGCGGTCGATCAACGACTTCACGCGCCTCACGCCGCAGGCCAACGGCCAGTCGTTCGGCGGGCAGGACAGCCGCCTGAACAACATCACGGTCGACGGCAGCTACTTCAACAACTCGTTCGGCCTCGGTGCCGGCGCCACGCCCGGTGGGCGTACCGGCGTCTCGCCGATCCCGCTCGATGCCGTGGACCAGATCCAGGTCAACGTCGCACCGTTCGACGTCCGCCAGGGCAACTTCGTCGGCGCCGGCGTGAACGCGGTGACCAAGAGCGGCACCAACGAGTTCTCCGGCTCGGTGTACCGCATCTCGCGCAACCAGGACAACGTCGGCAAGAAGGCCGGCTCGCTCGCCGTCAACCCGGGCGTGTTCGACTTCGGCCAGTGGGGCGCCCGCCTCGGCGGCCCGATCATCAAGAACAAGCTCTTCTTCTTCGTGAACTGGGAAGACGATGCCCAGACGCAGCCGGGCACGACCTTCACCACCCGCGCCACGTCCACCACGCCGATCGCCGGCAACACGACTCGCGTGCTGGACTCCGACATCACCACCCTGTCGACGTTCCTGCGGAACAACTTCCAGTACGAGACCGGCGGGGTCAGCGGCTACGACCTCCAGACGCCGTCGCGCCGCATCATCGGCAAGCTCGACTTCAACGCGAACGACAACAACAAGTTCAGCCTCCGCTACATCCAGCTGGACTCGAAGACCGACGTGCTGATGTCGAACTCGAACTCGCTCGGCACCCTCGGCAACCGGCGCACGAACGCGAACTCGATCAGCTTCGAGAACTCGAACTACGCCATCCTCGAGAACATCAAGTCGGTCGTCGGCGAGTGGAACTCGAACCTGGGTGCCAACGTCTCGAACAACATGATCCTCGGCTATACCACGAACGACGAGAGCCGTGAGCCGAAGGGCGCGTTCTTCCCGCTGGTGGACATCATGGAAGGCGGCCTGACGTACACCTCGTTCGGCTTCGAGCCGTTCACGCCGAACAACGAGCTCCGCTACAACACGTTCCAGTTCCAGAACAACCTGACGGTCAACACCGAGCGCCACGACATCACCTTCGGCGTGACCGCCCAGCGCTACCGCTCCGAGAACGTGTTCTTCCCGGGCGCGCAGAGCGTGTACGTGTACAGCTCGCTGGCCGACTTCTACTCCGACGCCAACGGCTACCTCGCGAACCCGAACCGCACCAGCTCCCCGGTGACGCTGGCGCGCTTCCAGGTCCGCTACAACAACGTGCCCGGCCAGACCAAGCCGGTCCAGCCGCTCGACGTGTTCTACGCCGGTGCCTACGTGCAGGACGAGTACCGCGTGACGCCGCGCTTCAAGCTCACGCTCGGCCTCCGCGCCGACGTGCCGAAGTTCAAGAACACGGCGCTGAACAACCCCGCGGCCGCCCTCCTCACCTTCCGTGACGAGATCGGCGCCCCGGTGCAGTACCGCACCGACAAGTTCCCGGACGCAAAGATCCTCTGGTCCCCGCGCTTTGGCTTCAACTGGGACGCCACCGGCGACCGCACCACGCAGGTCCGCGGCGGCAGCGGCATCTTCACCGGCAGCCCGGCCTACGTCTGGGTCTCCAACCAGGTCGGCGGCAACGGCATCCTCACGGGCTTCGAGCAGGTCGACAACACCACGACCCGCCCGTTCAACCCGAACCCGGACACCTACAAGCCGACCACGGTCACCGGCGCGCCGGCCAGCACCTACGAGCTCGCGCTCACGGACCCCAACTACAAGTTCCCGCAGGTCTGGCGCTCGAACCTCGCGCTCGACCAGAAGCTCCCGTGGGGCGTGATCGGCACCGTCGAGTACCTGTACAACCAGGACGTCAACGGCGCCTACTACATCAACGCCAACCTGAGTTCTCCGAACGCGCGCTTCGTCGGGGCCGACACGCGCCCGCGCTGGGTCGGCAGCAACCGCATCAACGCCAACATCAGCAACGCGACGGTCATCAAGAACCAGAGCGTCGGCAGCTCGTACACCATCGCCGCCTCGCTCGAGAAGGCGTTCGACAACGGCTTCTTCGCCAAGGCCGCCTACAGCTACGGCTCGTCCCGCAACACGGTCGACCCAGGCTCGATCGCCTTCGGCTCGTGGCAGTCGAACCAGATCGCGAACGACCCGAACAACCCGGGCGTCGGCTACTCCAGTGGCTGGGCAGGCCATCGCGCCTTCGCGGTGTTCTCCTACTCGAAGAAGTACTTCGGCTGGGGCGCCACCGGTATCTCGGTGTTCTCCGAGCTGCGCTCGCTCGGCAACGCGAGCTACACCGTCTCGGGTGACCTGAACGGCGACGGCAACGCGGCCAACGACCTCATCTACATCCCGAAGAACATCAACGAGATGAACTTCGAGACGTACACGGCCTCGGGTCGCACCTTCACCGCAGCCGAGCAGGTCACGGCCTGGCAGTCGTACATCAACCAGGATCCGTACCTCTCCAAGCACCGCGGTGAGTATGCCCAGCGCGGCGCCGTCTTCCTCCCGACCGTCTTCCGGGCGGACGTCAGCCTCACGCAGGACCTCTTCAGCAACCTTGGCGGTCAGCGGAACAAGATCCAGGTCCGCGTCGACGTGCTGAACGCCGGCAACCTGATCAACAAGAACTGGGGTGGGGCACAGCGCCTCGTCTCGAACACCCCGCTCGTGTCCCGCCCGACGCCGACGTCAGGCGTTCCGCTCTACCGTCTGCGCAACATCGGCTCGAGCTTGATGTCACAGACCTACCAGCGGACGTCCGACCTCTCCGATGTGTGGCGTCTCCAGCTCGGCCTGCGCTACACGTTCAACTGA